In Populus nigra chromosome 1, ddPopNigr1.1, whole genome shotgun sequence, one genomic interval encodes:
- the LOC133688902 gene encoding oleosin Ara h 10.0101-like, giving the protein MADRMQPHQVQVHGLKGQQQQGPSASKALAVLTMLPVGGGLLALAGITLVGTLIGLAVTTPLFILFSPVLVPAALVIGLAVTSFLASGAFGLTGSWSLSWVGRYIQEATQTMPESLDQAKRRMQDMAGYVGQKTKEVGQEIQRKAHDGK; this is encoded by the coding sequence ATGGCTGATCGTATGCAGCCGCACCAAGTGCAAGTGCATGGCTTGAAGGGTCAACAACAGCAAGGGCCATCAGCCTCTAAAGCCCTGGCTGTGCTCACAATGCTACCTGTAGGTGGTGGGCTTCTTGCACTTGCAGGTATAACCCTAGTTGGCACCCTGATCGGTCTAGCTGTAACCACCCCTCTTTTTATCCTGTTCAGCCCCGTTCTGGTCCCAGCTGCCCTTGTAATAGGGTTAGCTGTGACCTCATTTTTGGCATCTGGGGCTTTCGGACTGACAGGGTCCTGGTCGCTCTCCTGGGTTGGTAGGTACATCCAGGAGGCTACCCAGACCATGCCGGAGAGTCTTGACCAGGCAAAGAGGCGCATGCAAGACATGGCAGGTTATGTGGGACAGAAGACCAAGGAAGTGGGCCAAGAAATCCAGAGGAAGGCACATGAcgggaaatga